In one window of uncultured Desulfovibrio sp. DNA:
- the secE gene encoding preprotein translocase subunit SecE encodes MAKKQAQAADLKADKGPNPVVRFTRYVEDAKAELRKVTWPTLQETRKATLAVLGFVAVMAVILGLVDFGLSSLIKTLLS; translated from the coding sequence ATGGCAAAAAAACAAGCTCAAGCTGCCGACCTTAAGGCGGACAAAGGCCCGAATCCAGTCGTACGGTTTACTCGCTACGTTGAGGACGCCAAGGCCGAATTGCGCAAGGTCACCTGGCCTACGTTGCAGGAAACGCGCAAAGCCACCTTGGCCGTTTTGGGCTTTGTAGCCGTGATGGCTGTCATCCTGGGGCTGGTGGACTTTGGTCTGTCTTCCCTGATCAAGACCCTATTGTCCTGA
- a CDS encoding RadC family protein, whose amino-acid sequence MTAKPTSTPPTSLGHRERLRQRLELEPTAVADYEVLELLMGYGLTRKDTKPLAKELIQKFGSIRGALDARPEELLQVPGFGPGLLALWRVLSETRARYAAAELRQKEVLATPEAVARMAQARLGTSPHEECWLALVDRRNRLMAWERLRKGGIAEVSIYPRDVLEAALFRKASGIILVHNHPGGNPGPSQEDRLLTEELQRLAPRMGLRFLDHVIVTDGDCYSITQSQRI is encoded by the coding sequence ATGACAGCAAAGCCAACATCCACCCCGCCCACAAGCCTTGGGCATCGCGAACGGCTGCGGCAAAGACTGGAACTGGAACCCACAGCAGTGGCGGATTATGAAGTGCTGGAGCTGCTGATGGGCTATGGTTTGACCCGCAAGGACACAAAGCCCCTCGCCAAGGAACTGATACAGAAGTTTGGCAGCATTCGCGGGGCGCTGGACGCAAGGCCCGAAGAGTTATTGCAGGTGCCTGGTTTCGGGCCGGGCTTGCTGGCCTTATGGCGGGTTTTGAGCGAAACGCGGGCGCGCTACGCCGCAGCAGAGCTGCGGCAAAAGGAAGTTCTGGCAACCCCGGAGGCCGTGGCCCGCATGGCACAGGCCCGGCTTGGCACAAGCCCCCACGAGGAATGCTGGCTGGCGCTGGTAGACAGGCGCAACCGCCTTATGGCCTGGGAGCGTCTGCGCAAAGGCGGCATTGCAGAAGTTTCAATCTACCCAAGGGACGTTCTTGAAGCGGCCCTGTTCCGAAAGGCAAGCGGCATAATTCTGGTACACAACCACCCCGGCGGCAACCCGGGGCCTTCGCAGGAAGACCGCCTGCTGACAGAAGAACTGCAAAGACTGGCGCCCCGCATGGGGCTGCGCTTTCTGGATCACGTCATCGTTACTGATGGAGACTGCTACAGCATAACGCAATCGCAACGCATTTGA
- the tuf gene encoding elongation factor Tu gives MGKEKFERKKPHVNIGTIGHIDHGKTTLTAAITKIAGLKGSGKFISYDEIDKAPEEKERGITISTAHVEYETANRHYAHVDCPGHADYIKNMITGAAQMDGGIIVVAATDGPMPQTREHILLARQVGVPQLVVFLNKCDLVDDEELLELVELEVRELLSSYDFPGDDVPVIRGSALKALECDNPDAPEAKCILDLLQACDDFIPEPQRDIDKPFLMPIEDVFSISGRGTVVTGRVERGILKVSDEVEIVGIKPTQKTICTGVEMFRKLLDQGQAGDNIGALLRGTKRDDVERGQVLAAPKSITPHKKFKAEVYVLSKEEGGRHTPFFSGYRPQFYFRTTDITGIINLPEGVEMVMPGDNSQFIVELIAPIAMESGLRFAIREGGRTVGSGVVTEIIE, from the coding sequence ATGGGCAAGGAAAAATTTGAACGCAAAAAGCCCCATGTAAACATTGGCACTATCGGCCACATCGACCATGGCAAGACCACCCTTACCGCCGCCATCACCAAGATCGCCGGCCTGAAGGGTTCGGGCAAGTTCATTTCGTATGACGAAATCGACAAGGCCCCCGAAGAAAAGGAACGCGGCATCACCATTTCGACCGCCCACGTGGAATACGAAACGGCCAACCGCCACTACGCCCACGTTGACTGCCCCGGCCACGCCGACTACATCAAGAACATGATCACCGGCGCTGCTCAGATGGACGGCGGTATCATCGTTGTGGCCGCCACCGACGGCCCCATGCCCCAGACCCGTGAGCACATCCTGCTTGCCCGTCAGGTCGGCGTGCCCCAGCTCGTGGTGTTCCTGAACAAGTGCGACCTGGTTGACGACGAAGAACTGCTGGAACTCGTGGAACTTGAAGTTCGCGAACTGCTCTCCAGCTACGACTTCCCCGGCGATGACGTTCCGGTTATCCGCGGTTCCGCCCTCAAGGCTCTGGAATGCGATAACCCCGACGCGCCCGAAGCCAAGTGCATTCTTGACCTTCTGCAGGCTTGCGACGATTTCATCCCCGAACCGCAGCGCGACATCGACAAGCCCTTCCTGATGCCCATCGAAGACGTGTTCTCCATCTCTGGCCGTGGTACTGTTGTTACCGGTCGTGTGGAACGCGGTATTCTGAAGGTCAGCGACGAAGTGGAAATCGTGGGTATCAAGCCCACCCAGAAGACCATCTGCACCGGCGTGGAAATGTTCCGCAAGCTGCTTGACCAGGGTCAGGCTGGCGACAACATCGGCGCCCTGCTTCGCGGCACCAAGCGTGACGACGTGGAACGCGGCCAGGTTCTTGCCGCTCCCAAGAGCATCACGCCCCACAAGAAGTTCAAGGCTGAAGTGTACGTTCTCTCCAAGGAAGAAGGTGGCCGTCATACCCCGTTCTTCTCTGGCTACCGTCCTCAGTTCTACTTCCGTACCACTGACATCACCGGCATCATCAACCTGCCCGAAGGCGTGGAAATGGTTATGCCTGGCGATAACTCCCAGTTTATCGTTGAACTCATCGCCCCCATCGCCATGGAATCCGGTTTGCGCTTCGCCATTCGTGAAGGCGGCCGCACCGTTGGCTCCGGCGTGGTGACTGAAATCATCGAGTAG
- the rplA gene encoding 50S ribosomal protein L1 produces MPRHGKNFRKALEGSNLQDRFSIEDAISKSLGASFAKFDETVDVAVRLGVDPKYSDQMVRGAVTLPHGLGKTVRVAVFCKGEKQAEAREAGADVVGAEDLVAKVKEGWLEFDAAVATPDVMALVGQIGRVLGPRGLMPNAKTGSVTFDVTKAVTELKAGRVDFKVDKAGVLHAPLGKVSFGPEKILGNLKALLDAVNRLKPSAAKGSYMLSMAVSTTMGPGFKVDMTQVKKFLEG; encoded by the coding sequence ATGCCCAGACATGGCAAGAATTTCCGCAAGGCGCTTGAAGGCAGCAACCTTCAGGACCGCTTCAGCATTGAAGACGCCATCAGCAAATCGCTTGGTGCTTCCTTTGCCAAATTTGACGAAACTGTTGACGTGGCCGTGCGCCTTGGCGTTGACCCCAAATATTCCGACCAGATGGTTCGCGGCGCTGTGACCCTGCCCCATGGGCTTGGCAAGACCGTTCGCGTGGCCGTGTTCTGTAAGGGCGAGAAGCAGGCAGAAGCCCGTGAAGCCGGTGCAGATGTTGTGGGTGCCGAAGATCTGGTCGCCAAGGTCAAGGAAGGCTGGCTCGAATTTGACGCCGCCGTGGCTACCCCCGACGTTATGGCTCTTGTGGGCCAGATCGGTCGCGTGCTTGGCCCCCGTGGCCTTATGCCCAACGCCAAGACCGGCTCCGTCACCTTTGATGTGACCAAGGCCGTTACCGAACTTAAGGCCGGTCGCGTGGACTTCAAGGTTGACAAGGCTGGCGTGCTGCATGCCCCCCTTGGCAAGGTCTCCTTTGGCCCCGAAAAGATTCTGGGCAACCTCAAGGCCCTGCTTGACGCCGTGAACCGCCTTAAGCCTTCCGCCGCCAAGGGCAGCTACATGCTCTCCATGGCAGTGTCCACCACCATGGGCCCTGGCTTCAAGGTTGACA
- a CDS encoding DNA polymerase III subunit delta, with translation MSAAHPGFSFLVCPDGQLLRARMEQLLSSFPPASGQWERHVYWGDEEPSPRFWEQLTLQGLFGAPRVLVVRQANLWPAAVWKKVSHALARPSEQCWPFFCMEVAWDKGQPKIPAHIAKLRCMAFADQQGWIWRQDGLNERAVKKHVLQRSHEMGLRFEQDALEQFCASVPPDAMAIENELIKLQLLRNTAQDAAREKSQADSHGADQVPDQGTITLAMTATASWNPECNVFDCIRHMEAGNLTAVWKELSRSQDGDSLLFSLLALLARELRLLWQLWAGEKVRVHPNEAAFKKQLATRLGPAVLAECMSTVMDAELQVKSGRRSPSQSLDYLAARMTDLFAAGRTRA, from the coding sequence ATGAGCGCGGCACATCCCGGATTCAGTTTTCTTGTATGCCCTGACGGGCAGTTGCTGCGCGCGCGCATGGAGCAGCTGCTTTCTTCCTTTCCGCCCGCCAGCGGACAGTGGGAACGGCACGTCTACTGGGGCGACGAGGAACCCTCGCCGCGCTTCTGGGAGCAGCTTACGCTGCAAGGCCTGTTCGGCGCGCCGCGTGTGCTGGTAGTGCGGCAGGCCAACCTGTGGCCCGCAGCGGTGTGGAAAAAGGTTTCGCATGCGCTGGCCCGGCCCTCAGAACAGTGCTGGCCCTTTTTTTGTATGGAAGTGGCCTGGGACAAAGGTCAGCCCAAAATTCCCGCGCATATTGCCAAGTTGCGCTGCATGGCCTTTGCCGATCAGCAGGGCTGGATATGGCGGCAGGACGGCCTCAACGAACGAGCGGTCAAAAAGCACGTGTTGCAACGCTCGCACGAGATGGGACTGCGCTTTGAACAGGACGCCCTGGAGCAGTTCTGCGCCTCTGTGCCGCCCGATGCCATGGCCATTGAAAATGAGCTGATCAAGCTGCAACTGCTGCGCAATACCGCGCAGGATGCTGCCCGGGAGAAATCACAGGCAGATTCTCACGGGGCGGATCAGGTTCCCGACCAGGGCACCATTACCCTGGCCATGACCGCCACGGCTTCGTGGAATCCAGAGTGCAACGTCTTTGACTGCATCCGGCACATGGAGGCGGGCAACCTCACCGCCGTGTGGAAAGAACTTTCGCGCAGCCAGGACGGCGACAGCCTGCTGTTTTCTTTGCTGGCCCTGCTGGCGCGCGAGTTGCGCCTGCTCTGGCAACTGTGGGCAGGGGAAAAGGTGCGCGTGCATCCCAACGAGGCCGCCTTCAAAAAACAGTTGGCAACCCGGCTCGGCCCCGCAGTGCTTGCGGAGTGCATGTCCACTGTTATGGATGCGGAGTTGCAGGTAAAGAGCGGCCGCCGATCGCCAAGCCAGAGCCTGGACTATCTAGCGGCCCGCATGACAGACCTGTTTGCCGCAGGCCGCACCCGCGCCTGA
- the lon gene encoding endopeptidase La, translating into MADINEKDILLHQEGPAEAEPAIDSETDKAEMNAPETLDHEGSLNTAAQSIPDTLPVLPVRDVVIFNYMILPLFIGRDKSVQAVDAALKNGRHLLVCAQKEESTEDPKPEDLYEVGTVVQVMRMLKMPDSRVKILVQGVSRARVTGYRQVEPFLEARIETLPEQIPVVDATVEALLRSVREQSEKVLTLRGLSSPDVLAVLQGVDDPGRLADLIAANMRMKTADAQRILEAENPIDRLMLVNTQLQREVEVATVQARIQSSAREGMDKAQKDYFLREQLKAIRTELGDKGEDGEEDLENLKQALEKAGLPKDVRKEADKQLRRLSGMHADSSEANVVRTYLDWLVELPWKKLSRDRLDIVHAKEILDDDHCGLDKIKDRILEFLSVRKLNPQSKGPILCFAGPPGVGKTSLGRSIARALGRKFQRLSLGGMHDEAEIRGHRRTYIGAMPGRIIQALKQAGTRNPVIVLDEVDKLGADFRGDPSSALLEVLDPEQNYTFSDHYLNVPFDLSKVMFLCTANHLETIPAALRDRMEVISLPGYTLQEKAQIARKHLLPKKVEDNGLAPKDVELTEEALEKIIREYTREAGLRNLERELSSICRKLARRKAEGKKPPFMVDVPDVEKLLGAPRFIEDEMEKKLMPGMALGLAWTPAGGEVLTVEATVMKGKGGLTLTGQLGDVMKESAQAALSYIRSRAEELGVDPGFVSQYDLHVHVPAGATPKDGPSAGVTLTTALISALSGRRVRADLCMTGEITLQGRVLPVGGIKEKILAGVTRGLKHVVIPHQNVKDLEDVPKELLKRITVHPVHHYDELLPIVFETKGGRGSSTTGKGGKSKVEESTGVAAKGTETGKTAGARKPKRPAEAGA; encoded by the coding sequence ATGGCTGACATCAATGAAAAAGACATTTTGCTGCATCAGGAAGGGCCCGCTGAGGCAGAACCTGCCATCGACAGCGAAACGGACAAGGCGGAAATGAACGCGCCCGAAACACTGGATCACGAGGGCAGCCTCAATACGGCGGCGCAGAGCATTCCCGACACGCTGCCCGTGTTGCCAGTGCGCGATGTGGTTATCTTCAACTATATGATCCTGCCGCTCTTTATCGGGCGCGACAAATCCGTGCAGGCCGTGGACGCAGCCCTGAAGAACGGGCGGCATCTGCTTGTGTGCGCGCAGAAAGAAGAATCCACCGAAGATCCCAAGCCAGAAGACCTCTACGAGGTTGGCACCGTGGTGCAGGTCATGCGCATGCTCAAGATGCCCGATTCGCGGGTGAAAATTCTTGTGCAGGGCGTCAGCCGAGCACGGGTTACGGGCTACCGTCAGGTGGAGCCCTTCCTTGAAGCGCGCATCGAAACCCTGCCCGAGCAAATCCCTGTGGTGGACGCCACTGTGGAGGCCCTGTTGCGCTCCGTGCGCGAGCAGAGCGAAAAGGTGCTGACATTGCGCGGTCTTTCCTCGCCAGACGTGCTTGCTGTCTTGCAGGGCGTGGACGATCCGGGCCGCCTGGCCGACCTTATCGCCGCAAATATGCGCATGAAAACCGCCGATGCACAGCGCATTCTCGAGGCGGAGAATCCCATTGACCGTCTCATGCTGGTCAACACCCAGTTGCAGCGCGAGGTGGAAGTCGCCACCGTGCAGGCTCGCATCCAGAGTTCGGCCCGCGAGGGCATGGACAAGGCGCAGAAGGATTACTTTTTGCGCGAGCAGCTCAAGGCTATCCGCACTGAACTTGGCGACAAAGGCGAAGACGGCGAGGAAGACCTTGAAAACCTCAAGCAGGCCCTTGAAAAAGCAGGCCTGCCCAAGGACGTGCGCAAGGAAGCCGACAAGCAGCTGCGCCGCCTTTCGGGCATGCACGCCGATTCTTCCGAGGCCAACGTGGTGCGCACCTACCTTGACTGGCTGGTGGAACTACCGTGGAAAAAACTCTCGCGCGACAGGCTGGATATTGTCCACGCCAAGGAAATTCTTGACGACGACCACTGCGGGCTCGACAAAATCAAGGACCGCATCCTTGAATTTTTGAGCGTGCGCAAACTCAATCCGCAGTCCAAGGGGCCGATCCTCTGCTTTGCGGGCCCTCCCGGCGTGGGCAAAACCTCGCTTGGGCGCTCCATTGCGCGGGCGCTGGGCCGCAAATTCCAGCGGCTTTCGCTGGGCGGCATGCACGATGAGGCGGAAATACGCGGGCATCGGCGCACCTACATCGGTGCCATGCCGGGGCGCATCATTCAGGCCCTCAAGCAGGCCGGTACGCGCAACCCCGTTATCGTGCTGGACGAAGTGGACAAGCTGGGCGCGGATTTCAGGGGCGATCCCTCATCCGCCCTGCTGGAAGTGCTTGATCCGGAACAGAACTACACTTTCAGCGACCACTACCTGAACGTGCCCTTTGATCTTTCAAAGGTTATGTTCCTCTGCACGGCCAACCATCTGGAAACTATCCCGGCGGCCCTGCGCGACCGTATGGAAGTCATTTCCCTGCCCGGTTACACCTTGCAGGAAAAGGCCCAGATCGCCCGCAAACATCTGCTGCCCAAGAAGGTGGAAGACAACGGCCTTGCACCCAAGGATGTGGAACTGACGGAAGAAGCCCTGGAAAAGATCATCCGCGAATACACACGCGAAGCCGGATTGCGCAACCTTGAACGCGAGCTTTCCTCCATCTGCCGCAAACTGGCCCGCCGCAAGGCCGAGGGCAAAAAACCGCCCTTTATGGTTGATGTGCCCGATGTGGAAAAGCTGCTGGGCGCGCCCCGCTTTATTGAAGATGAAATGGAAAAGAAGCTCATGCCCGGCATGGCTCTGGGCCTGGCCTGGACGCCTGCTGGTGGTGAAGTGCTGACGGTTGAAGCCACGGTCATGAAGGGCAAGGGCGGCCTTACCCTCACCGGGCAGCTTGGCGATGTGATGAAGGAAAGCGCCCAGGCGGCCTTGAGCTACATCCGCAGCCGCGCAGAAGAGCTTGGCGTTGACCCCGGCTTTGTGTCGCAATACGACCTGCACGTACACGTGCCTGCGGGCGCGACGCCCAAGGACGGGCCTTCGGCTGGCGTTACGCTGACCACAGCCCTCATCTCCGCCCTGAGCGGGCGGCGTGTGCGCGCAGACCTGTGCATGACCGGCGAGATCACCCTGCAAGGCCGGGTGCTGCCTGTGGGCGGCATCAAGGAAAAAATCCTTGCGGGCGTAACGCGCGGCCTCAAGCATGTGGTCATCCCGCACCAGAACGTCAAAGACCTCGAGGATGTGCCCAAGGAGCTGCTCAAGCGCATCACCGTGCACCCTGTGCACCATTATGACGAGCTGCTGCCCATCGTGTTTGAAACCAAGGGCGGGCGCGGCAGTTCCACAACGGGCAAGGGCGGCAAAAGCAAGGTGGAAGAATCAACAGGCGTAGCTGCCAAGGGAACGGAAACAGGCAAAACCGCTGGCGCCAGAAAGCCCAAGCGCCCCGCAGAAGCCGGAGCCTGA
- the prmC gene encoding peptide chain release factor N(5)-glutamine methyltransferase, translating into MRLKQCIDNATEQLTKAGVDSPRLCAEVLARETFKGDPSGSARLFCILEAGRELTASEENAFLALVACRATGQPLAQIIGRKEFYGRDFAVTPHTLIPRPETELIVDNALELLPEERLSFADLGTGTGCIGITLAAERHGWRGILLDICPNAIAVAAQNAERHCVDSRITALRADMRTPPLKPESLRLLVSNPPYIADAERHMVMDEVLHNEPHSALFSENNGLFHLKAAVDAAAIALQNGGWVLLEHGANQADAVRDLLTDTGIFKKIENKRDIAQLNRCTLARKGL; encoded by the coding sequence GTGCGCCTCAAGCAATGTATAGATAACGCAACTGAGCAACTGACAAAGGCGGGGGTGGACAGCCCCCGCCTTTGCGCAGAAGTGCTGGCGCGCGAAACGTTCAAGGGCGATCCTTCCGGCTCTGCCCGCCTGTTTTGCATTCTTGAGGCCGGGCGGGAGCTGACTGCCAGTGAAGAAAATGCGTTTCTGGCGCTGGTTGCCTGCCGGGCCACGGGGCAACCCCTGGCCCAAATCATCGGGCGCAAGGAATTTTATGGCCGCGACTTTGCGGTTACGCCACACACTCTCATCCCTAGACCAGAAACGGAACTCATTGTGGACAATGCTCTGGAGCTGCTGCCGGAAGAGCGCCTCAGCTTTGCTGATCTGGGCACTGGCACGGGCTGCATCGGCATCACTCTGGCGGCGGAGCGCCACGGCTGGCGTGGTATTCTGCTGGATATCTGCCCCAATGCCATTGCCGTTGCCGCGCAAAATGCGGAGCGGCACTGTGTGGACAGCCGCATCACGGCGCTGCGGGCAGACATGCGTACCCCGCCGCTCAAGCCGGAATCGCTGCGTCTGCTTGTGAGCAATCCGCCATATATAGCTGATGCAGAGCGGCACATGGTTATGGATGAGGTGCTGCACAACGAACCGCACAGTGCCCTGTTTTCTGAAAACAACGGCCTGTTCCATCTGAAAGCTGCCGTGGATGCAGCCGCGATTGCATTGCAAAATGGCGGTTGGGTTTTGCTGGAACACGGCGCAAATCAGGCGGATGCCGTGCGCGATCTGTTGACTGACACAGGAATTTTCAAAAAAATTGAAAATAAACGGGATATTGCCCAACTTAACCGTTGCACATTGGCGAGGAAAGGGCTATAA
- the rplK gene encoding 50S ribosomal protein L11, which translates to MAKKEVAKIKLQIPAGAANPSPPVGPALGQHGLNIMGFCKEFNARTMEQKGTIIPVVITVYADRSFTFITKTPPASVLIMKAAKIEKGSGEPNRNKVGSLSMAQIEEIAKLKLPDLNAASIESAVKSIAGTARSMGIDVK; encoded by the coding sequence ATGGCCAAGAAAGAAGTTGCCAAAATTAAACTGCAGATCCCCGCTGGCGCGGCTAACCCCTCGCCGCCGGTTGGTCCTGCCCTCGGTCAGCACGGCCTGAACATCATGGGTTTCTGCAAGGAATTCAATGCCCGCACCATGGAACAGAAGGGCACGATCATTCCTGTGGTCATCACCGTGTACGCCGACCGCTCTTTCACCTTCATTACCAAGACCCCCCCGGCCTCGGTGCTGATCATGAAAGCCGCCAAGATCGAAAAGGGTTCCGGCGAACCCAACCGTAACAAGGTTGGTAGCCTGAGCATGGCGCAGATTGAAGAAATCGCCAAGCTGAAGCTGCCCGATCTGAATGCTGCAAGCATTGAGTCTGCGGTGAAGTCCATCGCTGGTACCGCTCGCAGCATGGGCATTGACGTAAAGTAA
- the rpmG gene encoding 50S ribosomal protein L33, whose product MRINIILACTECKRRNYSTRKNKKNTTGRLEMKKYCPWDKKHTLHRETR is encoded by the coding sequence ATGCGAATTAATATCATACTGGCCTGCACCGAGTGCAAGCGCCGCAACTACAGCACCCGGAAGAACAAGAAAAACACTACCGGTCGGCTGGAAATGAAAAAGTATTGTCCCTGGGATAAGAAGCACACATTGCATCGCGAAACCAGGTAA
- the nusG gene encoding transcription termination/antitermination protein NusG, with amino-acid sequence MKDPVIDETSELCKKARWYIVHTYSGFEQRVQKTINELRRTGQDEGLIEEVVVPTEKVIEPTKGGQQRTSTRKFYPGYVMVRMTMTDLSWHLVQSIPKVTGFVGGKNRPTPMRESEAQRILTLMESRQETPRPKFNFDRGDEVRVIEGPFGGFNGVVEDVNYDKGKLRVSVSIFGRQTPVELDFVQVSKG; translated from the coding sequence ATGAAAGACCCTGTTATCGACGAAACTTCCGAGCTCTGCAAAAAGGCTCGCTGGTACATCGTGCACACCTACTCAGGTTTCGAGCAGCGTGTGCAGAAGACCATTAACGAGTTGCGCCGCACCGGGCAGGATGAAGGGCTTATTGAGGAAGTTGTTGTCCCCACTGAAAAGGTTATTGAACCTACCAAGGGTGGACAGCAGCGCACCTCTACGCGCAAGTTCTATCCCGGGTATGTCATGGTGCGTATGACCATGACGGATCTTTCCTGGCATCTGGTACAGTCCATCCCCAAGGTCACCGGCTTTGTGGGCGGCAAAAACCGTCCTACCCCAATGCGTGAGAGTGAAGCACAGCGCATTCTCACCCTGATGGAGTCTCGCCAGGAAACGCCAAGGCCCAAGTTTAACTTTGACCGCGGCGACGAAGTACGCGTTATTGAAGGGCCGTTTGGCGGCTTCAATGGCGTTGTGGAAGACGTCAACTACGACAAGGGGAAACTGCGCGTTTCCGTTTCCATTTTTGGTCGTCAGACCCCTGTGGAACTGGATTTCGTGCAGGTATCCAAAGGTTAA